CGATCGGATATTGGATCCAAACTATCCGGACATTTTCCTTTGCGTCCGGACCGTCGCGAGAGCATTGTTGTTGTCTCCCCATCAAGGCGGTGCGCGCCGGTGTTACCGGCTTGCGCATCCGACTTTAGCTGAACTAAAGTTCATGGATAGACGCAAGTCAAGCGGAAAGAAGATATGACCCTCGACACTGACGAGGCGGTCGCGGCAGATGCCGGCACCCCTCCTTCCGAATTTCCGGCAGCTGCCAAGCTCGGCCCCATGCTGCGAGCGCGCCGCAAGGAAATCGGCAAGACCATGAAACAAGTTGCTGCCGAAGCTGGTCTGACAGAGGGCTTCATCAGTCAGATCGAACGGGGACTCTCGACGCCATCGCTGATTTCGCTCTACAACGTCGTCAACGCGCTCGGCACCACTGTCGATGCCTTCCTGTCGCAACCGCCACGACATTCACATTCGATGGTATCCCATGCAGGAGAGCGGCCTGGTTACAATGTAGAGACGAAGGAACGGGTTTACGAGCTGCTTGAACGTGGCTTCCCGGGTGCCAAGCTCAACGGCTGCATCACCCACATGCCGCCGGGCTATGTCTCCGAACTGACGAGCCACGAGGGTGAGGACTTCCTCTACCTGATCGAGGGCGAGATGCTCTACGAGGTCGACGGCAAGGAATACCGGCTGCGTGCCGGGGACACGCTGCATTTTCCGTCCTCCCTGCCGCATCGGGCCCGCAATGTCGGCCCGGGGCCTGCAAGGGAACTCTGGGTGGGCACCACCCGTATCATTACGGAGGACTGAGCTTCCGGCACCGCGCGAGGCTCGCGCGGTGCCGTAGAGCGTACTATTGCTTGCGCGGCCAGGTGTCGGCGAGGCGGTAGCCGGCCGGCCACGGATCGTCCGGATCGAGCATCACCTGGTGCGTGCCGGTGACCCAGGCCCGCCCGGAGATTTCCGGAACGATCGCCGGGCGACCGCCGACTGTAGTTTCGCCGACGATCCGGCAATCGAAACGCGAATCGATGATCGAATGGCCGCTGAAGCGCTGTCCGACCTTCATCAGGCCGCGGGCATGCAGCACCGCCATGCGTGCCGAACATCCCGTGCCGGTCGGCGACCTGTCGAGCTTTGCCGGCTGGATGACGACCGTGTTGCGGCCATGAAGGACGCCGTCCTTCTCTTCGACCGGCAGCGCCAGCTGGCAGAACGAGATGTGGTTCCACTCCGGGTTTTCCGGATGGGTGAAGCCAAGCTGTTCGTTGGCCGCATTGGTGATGCGGATACCGGTCTCGGCAAGCTCGCGCGCCTCATCTGGCGTTACGGAGAATCCGAGCGCGCGGGCATCGGCGATGACAAAGCTGTCGCCGCCATAGGCCGTGTCGACCGTGAGCGTTCCGAGGCCTTCCACTTCGAGCTTTGCATCGAGCTTGTCGGCGAAGGAGGGAACGTTGGTGACGGTGATGCGTTCAGCCTTGCCGTTGCGGCAGGTGGCAACCACGTCGACCAGCCCGCCGGGGGCCTCCAGAACCATCCGCGTTTCCGGCTCGACCATCGGCACGATGCCGCTGTCGAGCAGTACCGTGGAAACACAGATCGAGTTCGAGCCGGACATTGGCGGCGTGTCCTCCGGCTCCATGATGATGAAGCCCATCGTCGCCCGCGGGTCCTTCGGCGGCACCAGGAGATTGATGTGGCGGAAGACGCCGCCGCGCGGCTCGTTCAGCACGAAGTTGCGCAGGCCCTGGTCCTCCGCGATGAAGCGGCGCTGCTCCCAAACGGTCTTGCCGGGTGGCGGTGCGACGCCGCCGACGATGACGTCGCCAACCTCGCCCTCGGCGTGACAGGAAACGATGTGGATTACCTTGCTGCTGCGCATACCTCTTACTCCCTCATATCGACACGCTCCGACCGTGCTACGCATGTTTCACGAGATCGGTGACGCTTTTGAGATCCGTGCCGGCTCGGACGTTTGATGCCTCCGGGTCGGCGGAAATCACTCATAGAAATATTGGATCCAATATACAATATGAAATATGATTGAAACCTTCAGCCGCGCACGCTCTGTTGCCCGCGTGACGGATTGGACCTATGACCGAAAAATGGCAGCGGCGAACGTTGCCCTTCGCAAACTGGGGTTTGGACATATGAAGCTCGATGCCGTCGATGTCAGGCAAGCCGCGTCCGCGGCCGATATCGTCTATGAGGCGCTGCGCAAGGCCATCATCGAGGGCGATCTTGGCGAAGGCGAAAACCTCAGGCAGGACCAGATCGCGCAGATGTTCAACACCAGCCGCATCCCCGTGCGCGAAGCGCTGTCGCGGCTGGAGCAACAAGGCTTGATCACGACACAACGCTACAAGGGCGCTGTCGTCGCTGGCCTTTCGATCGAAGAGATCGAGGAAATCTTCGAATTCCGGGCAATGCTGGAAGCCGAGGTCATCCGCCTGGCAGTACCCAACATGGATCGCCGGACGCTCGACATTGCTCGGGGGTACTGCGAGGAGTTCGGCCGAGAGCCCGATCCGGCCAAATGGGGCGAGACCAACCGCAGCTTTCACTACAGTCTCTACGAAGCCGCCCGCCGGCCGTATTATCTGCAGATCGTTCGTGGTTCACTTGATCGCATCGATCGATATCTGCGAGCTCAACTCACCCTGACCGACGGCGTCATGCGAGCCAAGCGCGAGCATCAGGCGATCCTGGAGGCGTGCATGGCGAAAGATGCGGAACTCGCCTCGCAGTTGACGCGAAACCACGTTCTGGATGCTGGTCGCTCGCTCGTCGCCTTCCTGCGCGAAGAGAGGGCCTGATCAGCGGACATCGACCTTCCGTGGGCACCGAATTGGCTATTTGAGCCTGTTCGCCTCCGCGACGAAGTCGGACAGCATGGGCACATAGTCCTCGCCGCGACCGGCGTTGACGGCCAGGGCGAATGAATTGCGCACGGCCGCCCCAACAGGGTTGGCAACGCCTTCGGCGTTGGCGAAGGCGGCGAGGTAGCTCATGTCCTTGAAGCCGTTACGGATGGCAAACTTGTGGGCATTCGGGTCGCGCTCCAGAACCCAGCGAAAGAAGGTCTGGTAGAAGCCGCAATCCATCCGTCCGCCGCGGATGACGCTGTCGAAGGTTTCCGGCATCAGCCCTGCCTTGCGGCCCAGCATGAGGGCCTCCGAATAGAGCGCGGCATAGCCCATCGACAGGAAATTGTTCAGAAGCTTCATGGTGTGCCCCGTTCCCGTCGGCCCGGTGTGGATGACGCGGCCGGCGAAGCAGTCGAGGATGGGCCGGATCCGGGCGATGTCCGCATCGGCACCGCCGACCATCACGTCAAGCGTGCCGGCGGCGGCATCGGCCGGCGTGCGGCCGAGCGGCGCGTCGATCAGCGTGATCCCCTTCGCCGCGAGCTTTGCTGCAAGCGTCGTGGTGACGGACGGGTCGGAGGTGGAGCAGTCGATGATGGTGAGTACCCGGCCCGAAGCCGCGATGCCATCCGTTCCCTCGACGACATCAAGAACTTCCGGCGAGCCAGTGACGCAAAGGACGATCACGTCGCAGCGCTCCGCCATCTCGCGCGGCGACTTCGCTTCGGTCGCGCCCTTGGCGAGCAATGTCTCGAGTGGTGCGCGGTTGCGGTGCGCCATGCCGACCAGCGGATGTCCCTTTGCCAGGATGTTTGCCGCCATGCCCTGGCCCATGAACCCGAGTCCGATGAAGCCCACTGCCTGCTTGGTCATGGTCGTCTTCCTTTCGTCGTCCGCGTGCGCGCCTGTCGCCAGAATAGCAGCCGGCATTGCCGACGCGTAGAGTTGATGGTCGTTCTGTCAGTTGTTCATGAAGACGTAGTCCGTCTCCTGCCTCAGCGTTTCGCCGGGGCGTAGTACAGCTTTCGGAAAAGCTGCGTGGTTGACCGCATCAGGCCAGATCTGCGTTTCCAGGCAAAAGCCGGCAAAGGGGCCGTAGCGCCGCCCCTCGTGGCCAGGTACCGGCACGTCGAGCTTTGCGCCCGTGTAGAACTGCACGCCCGGCTCGGTGGTCCGCACCTCCATCGACACACCGGAGTTGAGGCTGCGCGCGCGAGCGACCGAGCTCTTGGCGCGACGTTCCGCAGCCAGACAGAAGTTGTGATCGAAGGCGCCGCCGCCCGCATCGGTCTGTCGACGCAACGGCGTCATTTCGCGCAAATCGAACGGCGTTCCGTCAACAGGGCGGATTTCACCGGTCGGGATGAGACGGCTGTCGACGGGCAGGTAGTGATCTGCAGCGATCATGAGGTCGTGCCCAAGTGCGTCCTCACCGCCGTCGAGATTGAAATAGCTATGCTGACAGACGTTGGCGATTGTCGCCGCGTCGCTCGTCGTTTCGTAGAGCACAGACAGAGTGCCTTCGCCGCCCAGCCGATAGGTGCAGGTGATGGTGCAATTGCCGGGGTAACCGGCGCGACCGTCAGGATCGACAATGCGCAGCACGACATGGCTTTCCGATTGTTCGACGATCTGCCAATTGCACTTTGCGATGCAGTCGCTGCCGCCATGAAGGTGAGTGACGCCATTCTCGTTCAATTCGAGCTGGTAGGCGGTTCCGTCGATTTCAAATCGGCCGTTGCCGATGCGGTTCGAATTGCGGCCGGGCGTCGCGCCGAAATAGGGGGAATGGGCGAGGTAGTCCGACAGTTTCTCGAAACCGAGCACCAGCGGCGGTGGGTGACCTGCGAGACGCAGATCCTGAATGACGGCACCCCAGGTGATGACCTGCGCCGTCAGTCCGCCGCCCGAGATCGTGATCCGATAGACCGGCTCGCCCGTCGGCATCCTGCCGAACAGTTCATTCTCCGCATTCACCGCATGTCCTCCCCGGTCTGCTACTCACATGATCGGTTTAGCCGAACCAACATCGGCAAATTGAGGCAAAACCCGAGCCGGGGCAATTATAAAATCATACTTTTGCGGGAGATTAGCGCGACAGTTCCTTCGTCGCCGACTGCAGCCCGGCAAGCGTCAGCGGAAACATGCGACCCTGCATGAGGCGGTCGATCAGTCCGATCGACTGCGTATAGGACCAATACTCCTGCTTCACGGGGTTGAGCCAGATCGACCGGTGAAAGTGCTCGGTGATTCTGGACATCCAGACCGCGCCGGCTTCCTTGTTCCAGTGCTCGACGGAGCCACCCGGATGGGTGACCTCGTAGGGGCTCATCGATGCGTCGCCCACGAAGATCACGCGATAGTCGCTGCCGTAGGTGCGGATCACGTCGAGTGTGGACGTGACGTCGACGCGCCGGCGTCGGTTATCCTTCCAGACGCCCTCGTAGATGCAGTTGTGGAAATAGAAATGCTCCAGATGCCGGAATTCGGCGCGCGCGGCCGAAAAGAGTTCCTCGACATCGCGGATATGCGAGTCCATCGACCCGCCGACGTCGAAGAACATCAGGAGCTTTACCGCATTGCGCCGCTCGGGCCGCGTGACGACATCGATATAGCCGTGCTGGGCGGTGGAGCGGATCGTGCCGGGCAGATCCAGCTCGTCCGCCGCGCCCTCGCGCACCCAGCGTCGCAGCCGCTTCAGCGCGACCTTGATGTTGCGGGTGCCGAGTTCGACGCTGTCGTCGTACTCCTTGAATTCGCGCCGGTCCCAGACCTTGACGGCGCGGCGATGCCGGGATTTGTCCTGGCCGATGCGCACGCCTTCGGGATTATAGCCGAAGGCGCCGAAGGGGGATGTGCCGGCCGTGCCGATCCACTTCGAGCCACCCTGGTGGCGTCCCTTCTGTTCGGCAAGGCGCTGGCGCAAGGTCTCCATGAGCTTGTCGAAGCCGCCAAGACTCTCGACAAGACGTTTCTCCTCAGCGGAAAGGAATTTCTCTGCCAGTTTCTGCAGCCATTCAGTGGGAACCTTGATGTCGACACCTTCCGACTCGGCACCTGATACTGGCTCAAGCCCCTTGAAGGTCTCGGCAAAGACGCGGTCGAAGCGATCGATGAAGCGTTCGTCCTTCACCAGTGCGCTGCGGGCGAGATAGTAGAAGGCCTCCACGTCGAAGTCCGCAATACCTGCTTCCATGCCTTCCAGCAGCGCCAGGAATTCCCGGAGCGTGACCGGAATCTTCGCAGCCTTGAGCGCAAGAAAAAACGGAATGAACATGGCCGTCAGAGGTTCTTCTGGTAGATGATGAACGGCGTCTTCTCGGCGATGCGGTCATAGAGGCGGCGCGCGGTCGCGTTGAACTCCTGCGTCATCCAGTGAACCTCAGGCGTGCCCGCTTCGGCAGCCTTGGCATAGACCGCCTCGATCAGCGCCCTGCCGACGCCGATGCCGCGCACTTCAGGATCGGTATAGAGATCCTGCAGGTAGCAGACATTGTTGATGGTCCAGCAGGAGCGATGGAAGAGATAGTGGGCAAGGCCGACAGGCTTGCCGTCATGGAAGGCAAGCAGGCCAGCGAATTCATTGGCGCCGCCCTCCGTCAGGCGCGCGAAAGTCGAACGATAGATCTCCTCGGGCAGCGTGGTCTCGTAGAAGGTGAGATAGTCTGTCCAGAGGCGGCGCCAATCGGGCTCGTCCGCCTGCGTGACGGGCCTGATTACGAGTCCTTCCATGCGCTATCCCTCCGAACCGATTTTCTCCAGGTCATACGGCGTCGACTGGTACATCTCGTTGATCCAGTTGCCGAACAGCAGATGCGCATGGCTTCGCCAGCGGTTCAAGGGGGCGATGGCCGGATCGTTGTGGGGGAAATAGTTCCTCGGCATCTTGATCGGAACGCCGGCGTTCACGTCGCGGAAATACTCGTCGGCCAGCGAAGTCGAGTCGTATTCCACGTGGTTGAAGACGTAGAGCCGCTTGCCCGCCTTCTCCTGCACGAAACACACGCCCGTCTCGTCGGATTCCATCAGGATCTCCAGATCCGGGCGTTTGCGGATGTCCTCGGCGCGCACCTCCGTCCAGCGGGAGACCGGGATCTGGAAATCGTCGGAAAACCCATTGAGGAAGACGGACGAGGGATTGCGGTTGTGGTGGCGGAAGACGCCGAAGGCCTTTTCGTTAAGCGTGTACTTCGGCACGCCGTGGAAGTGGTAGATCGCCGCCATCGCGCCCCAGCAGACGTTCAGCGTCGAGTGGACATTTGTCTCGGTCCAGTCGAAGATCTGCTTCATCTCGTCCCAATAGGTCACGTCCTCGTAGTCCAGCGTCTCGATCGGAGCGCCGGTGATGATGAACCCGTCGAACTTGCGATGCTTGATGTCCTCCCACGTGTCGTAGAAGGCGAGGAGGTGCTCTTCCGAGGTGTTTTTCGCCTTGTGACCGCCGATGCGCACCAGTGACAGTTCCACCTGCAGCGGGCTTGCGCCGACGAGGCGTGCCATCTGGATCTCGGTCTTGATCTTGTTCGGCATGAGATTCAGGAGCCCGATCTGCAACGGGCGGATATCCTGGCGGACAGCCACCGTCTCGGACATCACCCGCACGCCCTCATGAACGAGGGTTTCGAAAGCAGGCAGGGTATCGGGAATCTTGATGGGCATGGTTCACTCGATCAAACAAAAAAACCGGCGGCGACAAAATCGCGACCGGTCCGGGAAGATCTCTTCTCGCGGCCCTTTAGCGACTTGTTTTACGTGGCTGCAAGCCGGCCGGCCAAATCACCACGGGACATGTCTTCAATAGCGCCAGACGGCGCCGGAATCAATCGCCCGTCCCGGAACGGTTAGCCGTCGCGCCGTGCCATGAAGGCCAGCCGCTCGAACAGGTGCACGTCCTGCTCATTCTTGAGCAGGGCGCCATAGAGTTTCGGCAGCATAGTTTTTGGATCGGTGCGCAGATCGCCAGGCTCCACCTCGTCGGCGACGAGCAGCCGAATCCAGTCGAGCGCTTCGGAGGTGGACGGTCTTTTCTTCAGGCCGGGCGTTTCCCGGATTTCAAAGAAGGTGGAAAGTGCGGCCGAAAGCAACGACTTGCGGATGCCGGGATAGTGCACTTCGATGATGCGTGCCAGCGTCTCGGCGTCGGGAAAGCGGATGTAGTGGAAGAAGCAGCGGCGCAGGAAGGCGTCCGGCAGCTCCTTCTCGTTGTTGGAGGTTATGATAACGATCGGGCGGTTTGCTGCGGCAACGGTCTCGCTCGTCTCGTAGACGTGGAACTCCATGCGGTCGAGTTCCTGCAGCAGGTCATTCGGAAACTCGATATCGGCCTTGTCGATCTCGTCGATCAACAGAACGGTTTTTATTGGCGCCTCGAAGGCCTGCCAGAGCTTGCCCTTGCGGATATAGTTGCGCACGTCGTTGATGCGCTCGTCGCCGAGCTGGCTGTCACGCAGGCGGGAGACGACGTCATACTCGTAGAGGCCCTGCTGGGCCTTGGTCGTCGACTTCACGCTCCACTCGATCAGGTCGAGGCCGAGGGCGGTCGCCACCTGGCGGGCGAGTTCCGTCTTGCCAGTTCCGGGTTCACCCTTGACGAGCAGCGGACGCTCAAGCCGGATCGCCGCGTTGACGGCAACCATCAGATCCTTGTCGGCAACGTAATCGGCTGTTCCGGTAAACTGCATGCTTCTGCCCTGCTGAATTTTCGCAGGGGCCATCTAAGGGATGGCGGCATGGTCCGTAAAGGGGATAAGCCAAACGCCCTGCTCGCCGCCTTCGCGCGACGAGCAGATTTCGTGCCCGAAATTCCGGTCGAATTCCGTGGCTCAGACCACGAACTGCCCACCATTGGCCGTGATCGTCGAGCCGGTGATGAAACCGGCATCGTCGGATGCAAGGAAGAGGACGCAGCGGGCGATCTCTTCGGGCTCGCCCAACCGGCCTACGGGGATCTGCGGGATGATGCGTTCGTTCAACACCTTTTCAGGCACGGCGCGAACCATTTCCGTGCCGATATAGCCCGGGCAGATGGCATTGACGGTGATCCCCTTGGCCGCACCCTCCTGCGCTAAGGCCTTGGTGAAGCCGAGATCGCCGGCTTTGGCGGCGGAGTAGTTCACCTGCCCCATCTGGCCTTTCTGACCGTTGATGGAGGAAATGTTGATCACCCGGCCGAAACTGCGGTCGCGCATGCCCGTCCAGACCGGATGGGTCATGTTGAACAGGCCGGTCAGGTTGGTGTTGACGACCTCGCCCCATTGCTGAGGCGTCATCTTGTGGAACATCGCGTCGCGGGTGATGCCGGCATTGTTGACGAGCACCTCGATGGGGCCGAGATCTGCCTCAACCTTGGCAATGCCGTCTGCGCAAGCCTCGTAGCTCGAGACGTCCCACTTGTAGACGGAAATCCCGGTTTCGGCCTTGAAGGCGTTCGCGGCCTCATCGTTGCCGGCGTAGGTGGCGGCAACCCTATAGCCAGCCTTCTTGAGGGCCGTTGAAATGGCCGCGCCGATGCCGCGCGTACCACCTGTGACCAATGCTACCCTGCTCATGTGTGCACTCCCCTCTGATGTTTTTTCGTTGGGCCAGGGGTGCCGCTGGTAAACGCCACCCCTTGAATGCGTGCGCGACGGATGCCGGCGCTAGTGTAAGTCGAGCCTTACATACGCTCGATGCACATGGCCACGCCCATGCCGCCGCCGATGCAAAGCGTCGCCAGACCCTTGGAGACGCCACGGCGCTTCATTTCGAACAAAAGCGTGTTGAGGACGCGAGCACCGGAGGCGCCGATCGGATGGCCGATGGCGATCGCGCCGCCGTTGACGTTGACGATCGACGGATCCCAGCCGAGATCCTTGTTGACTGCGCAAGCCTGGGCGGCGAATGCCTCGTTTGCCTCAACGAGGCCGAGATCGCCAACCTTCCAGCCAGCCTTTTCCAGCGCCTTGCGCGAGGCAGGGATCGGGCCGGTGCCCATGATCTTCGGATCGACACCGGCGGTCGCCCAGGAAACGATCCGGGCGAGCGGCTGGATGCCGCGGCGGGCGGCTTCGGCTTCGCTCATGAGCAACGCCGCGGCGGCGCCATCGTTGATCCCCGATGCGTTGGCGGCGGTCACCGTACCGTCCTTGTCGAAGGCCGGCTTCAGCTTGGTCATCGCATCCAGCGTTGCACCGTGGCGGATGTATTCGTCGCTATCGACGACGATGTCGCCCTTGCGGGTCTTGATGGTGAAGGGAACGATCTCGTCCTTGAAGCGGCCTGCCTTCTGCGCGGCCTCGGCTTTGTTCTGGGAGGCGACGGCGAAGGCATCCTGCTCCTCGCGGGAAAGCTGCCACTGGCGGGCGACGTTCTCCGCCGTGATTCCCATATGGTAGCCGTAGAAGGCGTCCATCAGGCCGTCCTTGATCATCGTGTCGATCATCTTGAAGTCGCCCATCTTCACGCCGCCGCGCAGGTGCGCGCAGTGCGGCGCCATGGACATGGACTCCATGCCGCCGGCGACGATGATGTTCGCATCGCCGGTTGCGATCTGCTGCATACCGAGTGCGACGGCACGAAGGCCGGAACCGCAGAGCTGGTTCATGCCCCAGGCGGTCTTCTCTTGCGGTATGCCGGCCTTCATGGCCGCCTGCCGGGCAGGGTTCTGGCCTTCGCCTGCGGGCAGAACCTGGCCCAGGATGACTTCGTCCACGTCGCTGGCCGATACGCCGGCGCGCTCGAGGACGGCGGAAATCGCTGCTGCGCCAAGTTCATGGGCGGGCGTGTTGGCGAAGGCGCCATTGAAGGAGCCGACGGCGGTCCGGGCCGCGCTTGCGATGACGATGGACGGTGTGCTCATGGGGCTACTTCCTCACTGTTTTGGACCCGCGACCGAAGGTCCACCGCAGCTTGCGGCGGTCCCGTCCCGGGAAATCCCTTTCGGTTGCCGCGCCGGTCAACTGACCTCGCCCGGCAACCGCCTCACGGCAAAACTGGCAAAGCTTCGATGGAGAGTCAAACGCCTTATCGCCGCTCCCGCGTATGCTGCAGTCCCAAGCGGGGCGGATAAAAGTTATGTTGCGCAGCATTTTCTCACTGCAACGCACAATTAGATTGTCATACCATTATTTTTGCGGATACTCGCAGTCGACCGGAGAGCGGTTGGAATGCGGGGATGAGGAGACCCAGATGGCCAAGAATGACGGTCAGATCACGATCAAGAAATATGCAAACAGGCGGCTCTACAATACGGGAACGAGCACCTATGTGACGCTCGACGATCTCGCGGTGATGGTGAAGAAGGGGGAGAACTTCATCGTCCAGGACGCGAAATCCGGAGAGGACATCACCCACACGGTGCTGACACAGATCATCTTCGAACAGGAATCCAAGACCGGCAATACGCTTCTGCCGATCTCCTTCCTGCGCCAGCTCATAGGTTTCTACGGCGACCAGATGCAGATGGTGGTGCCGAGCTACCTCGAGCACTCGATGCAGGCCTTTACCGAGCAGCAAGTGCAGATGCGCGAGCAGATCAACAAGGCTTTCGGCGACACGCCGATCGGCAAGAACCTGCAGATGCCGATGCAGCTGGTGGAAGAGCAGGTCCGCCGCAACACCGAGATGTTCCAAAAGGCGATGCAGATGTTTTCGCCCTTCGTAAGCGCGCCGCCACCGAAGGAAACGAAGAAGGCCGAAGCCAAGGACATCGACGAACTGAAGGAGCAGCTTCGCGCGCTACAGTCGAAGCTGGACAATCTGAGCTAGGCTGACGAGCGGAAACTGGACTGTGGCCGGAGGAAACTGGCTGTTCCCGAATTCGCCTGGGTGCCCGCATTGAGGGCCCAGCGGCAAAAGAAAAGGGCCGGACAATGCCGGCCCACATTTCTCGCTATCCGGAAGCGCTTATGCGCTTTCCTTCGGCGTCAGAACCTGGCGACCGCGGTACATGCCGGTCTTCAGGTCGATGTGGTGCGGACGGCGCAGTTCGCCGGAGTTCTTGTCTTCGATGTAGCTCGGAGCCTTCAGGGCGTCGGCGGAGCGGCGCATGCCGCGCTTGGACGGGCTCGTTTTTCTTTTCGGTACAGCCATTTCACTACTCCACTGAACGGGCAAACACGTCCCAGGCCACCCAAAATGGCCGAAAAAGACATGCATCTATCTCGGAAATTTGGCGGGCTTATACATGGCAAAAACCCGCTTGACCAGTCCCCGCAAGGATTTTTTCGCTTTGTGCCGAAAGCCGTCACCGGATCTTGCCGGCTGCGCCGGCGCCGCCTCGCGACAAACAAGGGCGCTCGCTCCCAGGTGATCTGTCAGGCTTCGTCTTCCGGCACGATCCATGTCTCGGCCAATGCGGCCGCTTCCCACTTCTTCCAGGCAGGGTGAGCCATAACGCGGTCCATGTAGGCAAGCGAACCGTGGTCGGTGGTCAACTTGTAGGCATGGAAGCGATTGACGACTGGGGCATACATCGCATCCGCCGCCGAAAAGGCGCCGCACAGAAAGGGGCCTTCCCAGCGCTGTAGCGCATCGCGCCAGATCGCCTCGATCCGCGCGACGTCATCCGCAACGCCTTCCGGCAGATCGATTGCGCGCTGCGGCCGGCGAATGTTCATCGGGCAGGCGTTGCGAAGCGCGCGGAAGCCGGCGAGCATTTCCATCGAGACGGAGCGGGCCTGGGCGCGGGCTTCGCGATCTGTCGGCCAGATGCCGGCATCGGGGTAGAGCTCGGCGATATACTCGATGATCGCCAGCGACTCCCAGACCCGCACCTTGCCGTGGTGCAGCACAGGCACCCGGCCGGTGGGCGAGAGCTCCTTGAAGGCAGGATTGCCGGCGGCGAAGTCGAAGGGGATCACACGATCGGAGAAGGGGATGCCGGCCGCCTCCATCGCAATCCAGGGGCGGAAGGACCAGGAAGAGTAGTTCTTGTTGCCAATATAGAGAACGAGGTCGGACATAGGGGCTCCCTGCAGGTTCGTTGCTCCGAACCTAGAACCGCCTGCCGTTCAGCGCCAATGAAAAGGTATGAACTCAATCATAAAGGCATCTGATGTATTCGCCGGAGCGGCTGGCGCGGCGCTCGATCACGGTGGCGAGCCGCTTCAGGCCGCGCCCGGGCTTGCCGGCGTTGCGATCGATCGGGTTGGGGAGCGAAACCGCAAGCAGCGCCGCCTGCCGCCGTGACAGCTTTTTGGCGGACACGTTGAATTGGTGCTGGGCGGCCGCCTCGATCCCGTAAATGCCCGGGCCCCATTCGGCGATGTTGAGGTAAATCTCCATCAGCCGGCGCTTGCTCCAGACGAGATCAGCGGCAACAGCAAGCGGCAGCTCCAGCCCCTTGCGTACAAAGGAGCGCCCATTCCAGAGAAAGAGGTTCTTGACCGTCTGCATCGGGATCGTGCTGGCGCCGCGCGTCGCTGCGCCGTCGAGGGCGTCATTGACGACGCCGCGCATCTGCTTCCAATCGACGCCGCCATGGGCGCAGAACTGGCCGTCCTCCGACATCATCACCGATTGCACGAGAACCGGGGCGATGTCGTCGAAATCCACCCACTGGCGGTCATAGCCGTTCAGCGTAGCGAGGTCGCGCAGCATCAGCGTCGAAACGGGATGGATGAAGCCGAAAGCATAGACAGGAATCAGGAGGTAGGGCAGAGCCAGCAGCGAGATTACCGCGAGCACCGCCTTCCGCCAGCCATGTTTAAGCCGCCGGATCACGCCTCTGTCCTCGCCAGGGCCGGGTTCTGTGGCATCCAGCTGTCTGGCATCCAGTTGCGCCTCGACGCGTGTTTCCGGTGCAATCTCCAAAGGCCAGTGTCGTCCCTCTTGCCGTTCCGGGCTTTCATACCGTCGCGGCGCCCGGTTTGCCAGTGGTTGCAGAGAACTTTGCCGGCGTTTGGCGCCGCTATCCCAACCTTCGCCGTTGCCTATCGTCGCGCCCCATGCCAAAGAGCGGCCATGACCAGCCATTCCGCCCTTTTTCAGCAACGCTTGAAATCGCATG
The Rhizobium sp. ARZ01 genome window above contains:
- a CDS encoding GNAT family N-acetyltransferase, whose product is MEGLVIRPVTQADEPDWRRLWTDYLTFYETTLPEEIYRSTFARLTEGGANEFAGLLAFHDGKPVGLAHYLFHRSCWTINNVCYLQDLYTDPEVRGIGVGRALIEAVYAKAAEAGTPEVHWMTQEFNATARRLYDRIAEKTPFIIYQKNL
- the metA gene encoding homoserine O-succinyltransferase, with translation MPIKIPDTLPAFETLVHEGVRVMSETVAVRQDIRPLQIGLLNLMPNKIKTEIQMARLVGASPLQVELSLVRIGGHKAKNTSEEHLLAFYDTWEDIKHRKFDGFIITGAPIETLDYEDVTYWDEMKQIFDWTETNVHSTLNVCWGAMAAIYHFHGVPKYTLNEKAFGVFRHHNRNPSSVFLNGFSDDFQIPVSRWTEVRAEDIRKRPDLEILMESDETGVCFVQEKAGKRLYVFNHVEYDSTSLADEYFRDVNAGVPIKMPRNYFPHNDPAIAPLNRWRSHAHLLFGNWINEMYQSTPYDLEKIGSEG
- a CDS encoding MoxR family ATPase, whose translation is MQFTGTADYVADKDLMVAVNAAIRLERPLLVKGEPGTGKTELARQVATALGLDLIEWSVKSTTKAQQGLYEYDVVSRLRDSQLGDERINDVRNYIRKGKLWQAFEAPIKTVLLIDEIDKADIEFPNDLLQELDRMEFHVYETSETVAAANRPIVIITSNNEKELPDAFLRRCFFHYIRFPDAETLARIIEVHYPGIRKSLLSAALSTFFEIRETPGLKKRPSTSEALDWIRLLVADEVEPGDLRTDPKTMLPKLYGALLKNEQDVHLFERLAFMARRDG
- a CDS encoding beta-ketoacyl-ACP reductase, which codes for MSRVALVTGGTRGIGAAISTALKKAGYRVAATYAGNDEAANAFKAETGISVYKWDVSSYEACADGIAKVEADLGPIEVLVNNAGITRDAMFHKMTPQQWGEVVNTNLTGLFNMTHPVWTGMRDRSFGRVINISSINGQKGQMGQVNYSAAKAGDLGFTKALAQEGAAKGITVNAICPGYIGTEMVRAVPEKVLNERIIPQIPVGRLGEPEEIARCVLFLASDDAGFITGSTITANGGQFVV
- a CDS encoding acetyl-CoA C-acetyltransferase yields the protein MSTPSIVIASAARTAVGSFNGAFANTPAHELGAAAISAVLERAGVSASDVDEVILGQVLPAGEGQNPARQAAMKAGIPQEKTAWGMNQLCGSGLRAVALGMQQIATGDANIIVAGGMESMSMAPHCAHLRGGVKMGDFKMIDTMIKDGLMDAFYGYHMGITAENVARQWQLSREEQDAFAVASQNKAEAAQKAGRFKDEIVPFTIKTRKGDIVVDSDEYIRHGATLDAMTKLKPAFDKDGTVTAANASGINDGAAAALLMSEAEAARRGIQPLARIVSWATAGVDPKIMGTGPIPASRKALEKAGWKVGDLGLVEANEAFAAQACAVNKDLGWDPSIVNVNGGAIAIGHPIGASGARVLNTLLFEMKRRGVSKGLATLCIGGGMGVAMCIERM
- the phaR gene encoding polyhydroxyalkanoate synthesis repressor PhaR codes for the protein MAKNDGQITIKKYANRRLYNTGTSTYVTLDDLAVMVKKGENFIVQDAKSGEDITHTVLTQIIFEQESKTGNTLLPISFLRQLIGFYGDQMQMVVPSYLEHSMQAFTEQQVQMREQINKAFGDTPIGKNLQMPMQLVEEQVRRNTEMFQKAMQMFSPFVSAPPPKETKKAEAKDIDELKEQLRALQSKLDNLS
- the rpmF gene encoding 50S ribosomal protein L32, with product MAVPKRKTSPSKRGMRRSADALKAPSYIEDKNSGELRRPHHIDLKTGMYRGRQVLTPKESA
- a CDS encoding glutathione S-transferase family protein; the protein is MSDLVLYIGNKNYSSWSFRPWIAMEAAGIPFSDRVIPFDFAAGNPAFKELSPTGRVPVLHHGKVRVWESLAIIEYIAELYPDAGIWPTDREARAQARSVSMEMLAGFRALRNACPMNIRRPQRAIDLPEGVADDVARIEAIWRDALQRWEGPFLCGAFSAADAMYAPVVNRFHAYKLTTDHGSLAYMDRVMAHPAWKKWEAAALAETWIVPEDEA